The following nucleotide sequence is from Megalops cyprinoides isolate fMegCyp1 chromosome 6, fMegCyp1.pri, whole genome shotgun sequence.
ACTGGGGCATTTTCTAACATTACCATATTGCCATCTTGCACTGATTATTCATCTTCACAAAtccctctccatttcttttaACGTTGCTAACATGCATTGACAGATATAGTAATTGTATGGTTATGCACACAGCACGGAAGCTGAACGAAGTTATATGTGGGTTTGTGCTCCTGCAGATGTTTAAAGGCTTCGAGAAGGTGAAGGACATCCAGTATGTCTATACACCtgtcttctcctccctctgtgggGTTAAGCTGGACTCCAGCAACAAGGTTCAGTACCTGTTGTCAGGTAAGATAGTACTgtgtaataatcataatcaccCCAGGGCATCAGTCTCTAAACATAATGAACTCAGTGCCACACAAAATTGCTGATGTAAATGGCTTTGATTCAGATTTTTACAGCAAAGCTCAATAAATATGCACCTCTCTTTTAAATGTGAGTATATTATAAAGGTTATTGGCATTGTACAAATTTGTGAAGCAGTAGCTTATAAAGTGAATATGAAGATGGATGTTACGTCCAAATGCATTTCTTACACTTTTAATACACATGAAGTGTGTTTGTATCTTTATGATTTAAACCAAATATCATGTAGACAggatttttacattaaaaactatATTCATCTTAGTTTGTAAAACAAAGCTACTGTACGATACTAAAACTGACTCTTTACATAGAATATAAAGATCTGTCTCTCCATTTTTGTATCTGAAAGTTCATTCACTGTAACTATTCACTGCAACAATTCAATTAGTGACTAAAACACCTTAACCGTGACCATGGAGGAATGCAACATAGTTTCCCTGGTGATAAATGATCTCTGGCAAAGAAAGTGCAGCAGCCCGGTACACCTCTGACATTCTCAGCAGAGCTCATTTGGCAGCATTCATCAGTACTCACTCCAGTCATGATATTatcccagccaatcacaactCCAGTTTCCCTGAATCATTAAGATTCCTGCACTGTTTGACTGGGCACCCAAAGAGCTGGGCATGACAGAGAGGCTCAATAACCAGCCAAAGACTGACcctttgtgtgctgtgtctccaaGGGAGCATGTGGAGTGATGGGAAGGTCTCCATTGGACTGTGTGACTTCATTGAACCCTGGGACAACCTCTCCATGTCCCAGAAGAAAAACCTTAACTACAGATACCAGATGGGTTGTGACTGCAAAGTAAGTGACACCACCATCCCTTTAGTGGAACACAATGAGTGACATTCATCTGTTTCTCTTGCAACTGAATGACCTCCAGTAACTCACTAGCTGAACTAGGGCTGACAGCTGATGATGACATTCATGAATGCTTGTGGAAATGATTACATGCAACTGACAAGacatattacagtatattttatgcAGCTGCTGACcagttacattattatatatacagaTGAGCAATAAGTGTACCCTTTCTTTGAATATCCAGAGATATAAATTATGAATTAGAGAATCTCTGCTGTATGAAAGGGATTTGGCTGCCTTACTGAGTGGCATTAGATTCCCTCCCCTCTCAGAGAGCTCACTGACTGTTACCTCTGCCTTCAGATTGCTACATGCTACACAGTGCCCTGCTCCACCACCACGGACAACGAATGCCTGTGGACGGACTGGCTGCTGGACAACAGCCTAAGTGGGGATCAGGCCCGGCAGTTTGCCTGCATCAAGCGCAGCGACGGCTCCTGCAGCTGGTACCGAGGGGGCCCGCCCCCTGAGAAAGACTTCATGGACATGTCTGACCCCTGAGCAGGAGGGAAGTAGGGGCGCCCCCAAATTTCCCCCGAAGGTGTCTTCGGGGCCCTCTGCGgtgctccacagagacactgtagaatctctccctctatctctgcTCCGCTCCCCGGGAACTCTCTCGCCACTCAGTGCATCTTTTTCATTCTGTCCGGAGCCCCATGGTCCAGCTCATCACTGGTATGAATGTATTGAGAAAGCAACCAACCAGAGGCCGGACTTTTCCCATGTACAGCTGTCCTGAAGGCAATTTGCTTCAGAGAGACTTGATTCAATCATGTCTGGGTACCTTAATATTCTTAGTGATAAACTAGTACCCCTTGTGTATCCTTCCTTTGTGTATCCTTCCAGTGATTCCATTccaggtgtgtgtatgcgtttattcatacacacaaaatgaaaatactttcaCCATGCCATAATGTCACTTATTAATTGTCAGTAAAGGTTGCTAATCTTAATGGCTGACCAAATACGTCTGCTTAAGATCTTAATATCTTATCTTTGAGAAACATGTCTAGGGGCAGCACCCAGTTCAAGATGCCCTGATTGGCCAATATGACATATTTgttcacatttatatataatttgaatgaatacatCTATATATGAGTTGGAATGgtacttttacacacacatttctatgTGCTTTATAagaatgtatatatttgtgtggtAATTAACAACATAAATGTTAACAACTAAAATAGAACATAGTAGTCCTTTGTATAGTTGACAGTATACCCAGTACATACCATAATTGATGTTTCCTtgatattttcactttgtgttgCATTGCCTTGTGTTCTTATATATTGTGCCctgtaaaactttttttcttgtgcCAAAAAGCTAATACATTGCTTTAACATAAGCACCAGTAGTAATCATGTTTGTGAAGTGTCAGTagcaaattattttatatacaaaGGGACATTTGTATGGGTATTTATGAGTCTTTTGCTGTCAATATATAGTTGGAATTTTCTATTTTATTGTACcaaatatattgtttataaAAGTCTTTCAATAGAGAGCCTCAATACTTAATCAATCTCATTTCAATTCTCATTTTTCTGCGCCAATTACAAGCAAGATATTCCTAGGATGACAGACTggttaaattattttcaaaggcAAAAGCCCCAGTTTTGACATAGTTCACTCTCACTGGAAGAGAAATGTTGTGCTGATTAATCTCTTTTTAGCAGGCCTGAAGCACCACTCAGTATGATTAATAGTGTAGGCTTTGCATCAAATGGAACATACCATCTTTC
It contains:
- the LOC118778795 gene encoding metalloproteinase inhibitor 4-like, whose translation is MGVPVHGCVALVLVLVLTLGLEELVEGCSCNPAHPQQQFCNSEIVIRAKISGEKIVSPSNNSSPYLKMIQYEIKLIKMFKGFEKVKDIQYVYTPVFSSLCGVKLDSSNKVQYLLSGSMWSDGKVSIGLCDFIEPWDNLSMSQKKNLNYRYQMGCDCKIATCYTVPCSTTTDNECLWTDWLLDNSLSGDQARQFACIKRSDGSCSWYRGGPPPEKDFMDMSDP